Proteins encoded by one window of Candidatus Zixiibacteriota bacterium:
- the glp gene encoding gephyrin-like molybdotransferase Glp, producing MARAFFKVVPPREALRLLLEVSPVTSAETVSTVKARGRVLAEDLCSRVDLPHFHRAAMDGYAVRARDTFGASQSLPAYLKLAGVVEMGKEATQPLGAGEAMRISTGGMMPPGSDAVVMVEYTEETEGGLVEIHRGVSPWQNVIRVGDDIKKGDPVFPRGKRLRAHDLGALTGIGVSSVPVYGKPRVGLISTGDEIVEADVEPGPGQVRNINQHSLGAMIEEAGGELRDWGVVQDDKRELGRAIGEALEWADLVLLSGGSSMGAKDITLETILSFPRSEFVFHGISVAPGKPTIFARACGKPIVGLPGYPVSALVIFDLFAAPLIRRLGGESIAAIERPKNSVRAILKTNVASQAGREDYVRVTLERDGERWLATPLPGKSGAIFTLVKADGMIRIDLQSEGLEQGDEVEVLLF from the coding sequence ATGGCACGGGCGTTCTTCAAGGTGGTTCCACCCAGGGAAGCGCTGCGGCTGTTGCTGGAGGTCTCCCCGGTGACCTCGGCCGAGACCGTTTCCACGGTCAAGGCGCGCGGTCGCGTCCTGGCCGAGGATCTCTGTTCGCGGGTCGACTTGCCGCACTTCCACCGCGCGGCGATGGACGGATACGCCGTGCGGGCCAGGGACACGTTCGGAGCGAGCCAGAGCCTGCCGGCTTATCTGAAGCTTGCCGGAGTGGTCGAGATGGGCAAGGAGGCCACGCAACCGCTCGGCGCCGGCGAGGCGATGCGCATCTCGACCGGCGGCATGATGCCGCCCGGAAGCGACGCTGTGGTGATGGTGGAGTACACCGAAGAGACCGAAGGCGGTCTCGTCGAGATCCATCGAGGGGTTTCGCCCTGGCAGAACGTCATCCGGGTCGGCGACGATATAAAGAAGGGAGACCCCGTCTTTCCCAGGGGAAAGCGTCTGCGGGCGCACGATCTCGGCGCGCTGACCGGCATCGGCGTCTCGTCGGTGCCCGTCTACGGAAAGCCTCGCGTGGGGCTGATCTCCACCGGCGACGAGATCGTCGAAGCGGACGTGGAGCCCGGCCCCGGACAGGTGCGCAACATCAACCAGCATTCGCTGGGCGCCATGATCGAGGAAGCGGGAGGCGAGCTGCGGGACTGGGGGGTCGTGCAGGACGACAAGCGGGAGCTCGGGCGCGCGATCGGCGAGGCGCTCGAATGGGCCGACCTGGTGCTGCTCTCGGGCGGGAGCTCGATGGGCGCCAAGGACATCACCCTGGAGACGATCCTCTCGTTTCCGCGGTCGGAGTTCGTCTTTCACGGCATCTCGGTGGCTCCGGGGAAGCCCACGATCTTCGCGCGCGCCTGCGGCAAGCCGATCGTCGGGCTGCCGGGCTATCCCGTCTCCGCTCTGGTCATCTTCGATCTTTTCGCCGCGCCGCTCATCCGCCGGCTCGGCGGCGAAAGCATCGCCGCCATCGAGCGGCCGAAGAACTCCGTGCGCGCGATCCTCAAGACTAACGTCGCCTCGCAGGCGGGGCGCGAGGACTACGTCCGCGTCACGCTCGAGCGCGACGGCGAGCGATGGCTGGCCACGCCGCTGCCGGGCAAGTCGGGGGCGATCTTCACGCTGGTCAAGGCCGACGGCATGATCCGAATCGACTTGCAGAGCGAAGGATTGGAGCAGGGGGACGAAGTGGAAGTGCTGTTGTTTTAG
- a CDS encoding VOC family protein — MKLTKVYHLGIPVDDLDRARDFYTRILGMEYLGRVGGNPDNPDALPIHGRVQRLDRLRCGADTVVLFERPRPIGRDALDEDGIAHHAFDMPWEDYDEALRTAKELGRYHRSVDRASGKTIYMFDSEGNYLELHFPAPVEGR, encoded by the coding sequence ATGAAGCTCACCAAGGTCTACCACCTGGGAATCCCCGTGGACGATCTCGACCGGGCGCGCGACTTCTACACGCGAATCCTCGGGATGGAATATCTGGGCCGGGTCGGTGGCAATCCGGACAACCCCGACGCGCTGCCGATCCACGGTCGGGTCCAAAGGCTCGACCGCCTGCGCTGCGGCGCGGACACCGTCGTTCTCTTCGAGCGCCCTCGCCCCATCGGGAGGGACGCCCTCGACGAGGACGGCATCGCGCACCACGCTTTCGACATGCCCTGGGAAGATTACGACGAGGCGCTGCGCACGGCCAAAGAGCTGGGCAGGTACCACCGCAGCGTCGATCGCGCCAGCGGCAAGACCATTTACATGTTCGACAGTGAGGGGAACTACCTCGAGCTTCATTTTCCGGCGCCCGTGGAAGGCCGGTAG
- a CDS encoding ABC transporter substrate-binding protein, with protein sequence MSASVRTTLRAAPALSRLPGAALAAFLLFCCSLSRPPDAPAELLRVALSTKDFGYLPLFAGIRSGLFARENLEIQWIQVSSNAVVAALMAGEIDVAGIAGSAMRAAARGAPLKANFFPYEKSLFVFMGAPGIKRVADLRGKIVGTTGPGATTEIAAAMVLQHHGLDPKRDVTFMVVGGARTSIAAMRSGVIHARAFNPDAAYVLKKQGFTELALLADMGPWPWAGYSTSDAHLANRRDKLKRWTRAMVQSLQLMLERPEEIYRIAEAEFGHPRDVTEAAANVCIRAIDARRPGLADDEALRHNVELTITRPLKLAAAPPLSQLVDFSLLREVHQELLSGGRR encoded by the coding sequence ATGTCCGCGTCGGTCAGGACGACACTACGAGCGGCCCCGGCGCTTAGCCGGCTGCCCGGAGCCGCGCTCGCCGCCTTTTTGCTCTTTTGCTGCTCCCTCTCTCGCCCGCCGGATGCGCCCGCCGAGCTGCTTCGCGTCGCGCTGTCGACCAAGGACTTCGGCTACCTTCCTCTCTTTGCCGGCATTCGCTCCGGCCTGTTCGCGCGCGAAAACCTCGAAATCCAGTGGATTCAGGTCAGCTCCAACGCCGTGGTCGCCGCGCTGATGGCCGGCGAGATCGACGTCGCCGGGATCGCGGGCTCCGCGATGCGCGCCGCGGCCAGGGGTGCACCGCTCAAGGCCAATTTTTTTCCTTACGAGAAGTCGTTGTTCGTCTTCATGGGCGCCCCGGGAATTAAGCGGGTAGCGGACCTCAGGGGAAAAATCGTCGGCACCACGGGCCCCGGCGCCACCACCGAGATCGCCGCCGCCATGGTCCTGCAGCATCACGGTCTCGATCCGAAAAGGGACGTGACCTTCATGGTCGTGGGCGGCGCCAGAACCTCCATCGCCGCCATGCGCAGCGGCGTCATCCATGCGCGCGCCTTCAATCCCGACGCCGCCTACGTTCTGAAGAAGCAGGGTTTCACCGAGCTGGCGCTTCTGGCCGATATGGGCCCCTGGCCCTGGGCTGGCTATTCCACCTCGGACGCCCACCTCGCCAACCGCCGCGACAAGCTCAAGCGCTGGACGCGCGCGATGGTGCAAAGCCTGCAGCTCATGCTCGAGCGCCCCGAAGAGATCTACCGGATCGCCGAGGCGGAGTTCGGCCACCCTCGCGACGTCACCGAGGCCGCGGCCAATGTCTGTATCAGGGCGATCGACGCGCGCCGTCCCGGGCTGGCCGACGACGAGGCGCTACGGCACAACGTCGAGCTCACGATCACCCGCCCGCTCAAGCTCGCAGCGGCCCCGCCGCTGAGCCAGCTCGTCGATTTTTCCCTGCTGCGCGAGGTGCACCAGGAGCTCTTATCGGGCGGCAGGCGATGA
- a CDS encoding 4Fe-4S dicluster domain-containing protein — MAASGTEALARQYGTLVPTGRLADGKPRSILFDATRCIGCRHCVQACKDWNEHDRTSPYAISATNWITIEPPVLEGLSPLWARNSCMHCDYPACAAICPVEAITKYEEGPVVIDGGKCIGCDYCIHACPWGVIARDDLTGKAAKCTMCSDRIGRDEQPFCVQACPAGALDFGASEEISRKASERAGEVGGYVYGDREAGGGRALYVLKEKKESYGVRGIGPERFPRHNVPLGLMLKDLLTPRCGIAGKLRALYLAAVHPGRLIYRYLPRLFPAADGRPSEDEPETARRSASP, encoded by the coding sequence ATGGCTGCCAGCGGGACCGAAGCCCTCGCACGGCAATACGGCACTCTCGTTCCGACCGGCCGTCTCGCGGACGGAAAGCCGAGGAGCATCCTGTTCGACGCCACCAGGTGCATCGGTTGCCGCCATTGCGTCCAGGCCTGCAAGGACTGGAACGAGCACGACCGCACCAGCCCTTACGCGATTTCCGCGACCAACTGGATAACGATCGAGCCGCCGGTCCTCGAAGGGCTTTCGCCGCTCTGGGCGCGCAACAGCTGCATGCACTGCGACTACCCCGCCTGCGCCGCGATCTGCCCCGTCGAAGCGATCACCAAGTACGAGGAAGGTCCGGTGGTGATCGACGGCGGAAAATGTATCGGCTGCGACTATTGCATCCACGCCTGCCCGTGGGGCGTCATCGCCAGGGACGACCTCACCGGCAAGGCCGCCAAGTGCACGATGTGCAGCGACCGGATCGGCCGAGACGAGCAGCCGTTTTGCGTCCAGGCCTGCCCTGCGGGCGCGCTCGACTTCGGCGCAAGCGAGGAAATCTCCCGCAAAGCGAGCGAGCGGGCCGGCGAAGTAGGCGGCTACGTTTACGGGGATCGGGAAGCCGGCGGCGGGCGGGCTCTCTACGTGCTCAAGGAAAAAAAGGAGAGCTACGGCGTGCGCGGGATCGGGCCGGAAAGATTTCCGCGGCACAACGTCCCGCTCGGCCTCATGCTCAAGGATCTCCTGACGCCCCGCTGCGGCATCGCCGGCAAGCTCAGGGCGCTTTACCTGGCGGCCGTTCATCCCGGGCGTCTGATCTACCGCTATTTGCCGAGGCTCTTTCCCGCCGCCGACGGACGCCCGAGCGAGGATGAGCCGGAGACCGCCCGGAGGAGCGCGAGCCCATGA